CTCTTTTGTGGCCTTGGTGTGTTTTGTTTTTACTCATTATCGTCCCTATCAATTATCAAATCACATACGTAAAGGGTACTTCATTAggcaatttcttccaaatatcATCGCAAATTTCAGCAGCGAAATCGCTTGAGAATCCATCACTCTCTTATAGGAGTGGAACACGAAGAGAGAGTAATAGCAATAGTTATTCCCACGACAAAATTAAGAAGCAAACTTAATCATTTTTCCTTTGACCGTTTGAACAACCTCCCCAAAAAACAACTCCCAAGGCCCCATCACCATATATTGTCTAAACCGAGATCGTTATTCTTCTCCCAGTCACTTTCCAATTTCTTTCCTTATGTTTGGCCGTGGACTTCACCTACCACAGCTACTGAATTGTTCTGGCAAATTGCTGAATTTGTTGTCTTTCTTGTGCTCTTTTACGAATTGTCCAAAATCTAAAAAATTaggatttgtttggattgtatttttttgaactttttgtAAACAAAATTACTGTAGTCATTTGATATATgcaagataaaaaggtgattgaaaaatgtgttcactgAAAACGTagtaatttttcaaagaaaaattgcaatccaaaaatatatttttttttataaaaaaattactgtaattcTTTAAAGAATTATAAaggaatttattattaatttctatGGATGTGAGAAGTGAGAAAGACTTGCAAGCCAATTGAGTGATTAACCATAACATAACATATTGCTGTGGTGGGCTGGTTAGTCATTATCCATGACACAGCCCTGTCCACACCAGTCACACTTCAGACTGTGTGTCTTCTAGTACATGTAACACAGGTGCAAGCTACATCCGACGGAAACCTCACCCTAGTCTTCTGCTATTACATAAAAACCTAGCCATTGACCACTATATACTGTGCGTCTCGTAGAaatgaaatctaaaatttaaatttattaatttattgaacatattaaaatttaaatttattaaatttaaatattaaattgaATTATCCAACAGAATTCTAGTGTTCTTGGACATGTAACCGCATGTTTGGCCTTGTCTGGATTGaagttttttaataaaaaatttttatattttttgtaatcaCATTTTCTTACGTGTTTTTCACGATCACCTCTAAGTGCCATGTGGACAAATCTGGCTTATTTGTCCCACACTCATTGGTCTAGCCTATAAGCGTTCATTCATTATGCCACGTGGATAGTGCAATTTTGGTTGCATTGTTTTGAGAAAGTGTAGAAAGACGTTTTCACCCTTCAATTTGTACTGGATATCCCAAACAGTCACTCACTGTTGGGGGATAAAAATGTTAGCAAGACAATAATATTCTTCCCCAATTATTTTGGTGGGGCTTGGCATGAAAAATACTAGTAACATTCTTGTTTGAGTAGctatttttttcccaaaaaatttCTACGTTTTTTGTGAAAACattttttcaatcacctttttatctcatatataataAATCACTACATTATGTTTTCCTATAAAATCTctagaaaatagcaatccaaatgtCCTATTATTCCCTAAAAATCTCAAATGTCCTATTCTAAACTGTAGCCTAATGCTCACTAGCAAAAGTATAAATTCCTCTGAAAGCAGTAGTAATTCTTCCCAATTCCTTTTATGGAGACTTTTCACATCACCTACCCTCTAATAATTGTTTGCTGGCGGAGACCTGACTTTTAGATGGGAATAATAATCAAGGATGGCTTTTTAGTACCGTTGGATTTGCCTGCCTTACACAGGAAGACCTGTCGGCTGAGGAATATGTCCTTGGCACTTTGCCAGGCCTCTTCGGAATTTTTCGGCCCCAGCCCCATTACAAGGGTGTTACCAATAACGCTGTTCTTTATGCCATCGTTGGAGGAATATTGGTATGAAGTGGGGCTTTGGCTGGGCAAAATGGTGCTCTTCCCCCTTTGGAGAAGACGCAGAAGAGCGCTCAAAGCTTTTGTTAGTGTGAACAATGTATTGTAGAAGATACTTGGGTGATGAATATGTACTTGGTCTGCACCAGTCATGCACACTCTTCACAAAGTGCACTGCTGTTGAAAcctgccctttttttttctttttgctccaTACATTGGTTTGATTAGTAGCAGTAGTAGTATGCCCAGACCACACAAGAAGTTGCCATTATTTACGTCAAcaatttttttgtcttttggaCTCTGATGTTGCGTGGTTATAGAAACAGATTATGAACTCtctttttgttcttcttttgtGGAGGAAATATAATTGAATTGAATCTTGGAGAAGTGTATAGACAATCATTTGGCTCTTATATGTAATATAGTAGATTTATTGATCTCTTTTGTTTGTGTACATAAACATGTTTTTGCCTTACATGATGCTATATCTAATTGAATGCCAACGGCACAGCCAAGACTCACCTACTCAATTCATATTTTCTAGTCATAATCATATACTAGCAGAGTATAGTCTAATCTAAGCCAGATCGTTCTTCTCCTTCTTTTCACTTTccaatttcttcttttcctccaaCTCTCTGACTGTGGACCTCCACTTGCAAAAGGTGCCGAACAATTCCTCCATCTCCTCGAGGCCTCTGCCCCGCGTCTCCGGCAGCAATGTGAAGAAGAAAACGAAGGCGACAGACGCAATTCCCCCGAACAAAAAGAAGGCCCCGCCTATGGTGATGGCCTTGTACAATGAAATGAAGGTCATTAGAATGACCCCGCTGATCAACCTGTTCATGGACGCCGCCAAGCCGCTTCCCAGAGCCCTTAACCTCAGGGGGAAAATCTCCGAGCTGTAGACCCAAGCAACCGGACCTAACCCCATTGAAAACGTTGCTACGCTCGCCAACAcgcagaaaaaggaaaaagctaTGGCCCCGGTTAGCTTCTCGTTCGGATGCTGATCGATCACCGTCAATCCAATGCCCAGTCCCACCAGGGAGCATACCAAACCAGCGGTGCTTGTTAAGAGCAGTATCCGCCGTCCGAACTTGTCTAGATAGAATGTAGACACTAAGATGAAGATGGTCTTGGTGACCCCAACAGATATGGTGGCCAGTAGCTTACCGCTGTCGCTCTTTATACCGGCGTTCCCAAAGATTGTGGGGCTGTACATCACCACCGAGTCAATGCCGCTAGCTTGCTGGAAGAAGCATAAACCGATGCCTGCGATCGTGATGTGCAGGACCGCCCGCGTGGGATGGATGAACATTTCCCTCCATGCACCTTTACCACCGGTTCTGTCCTTGGGAACCTCTACCACCTCGTCGTGGTTGTCCTCGGGGATGCCGGCAGCCTCCTTAATGTCGGCTAATCTCTCCTGGGCTTCTTGTAAAGATTCCGAggttttctccaaaattcttCTGGCCATCCCTACTTTGCCTTGCAACACCAGCCAACGTGGCGACTCCGGCATGACCAAGGCCCCCACGAACAGCATTACCGACGGAATTGCGCCAACTCCCATCATGAATCTCCACCCCAAGTTGGTGGGAAGCTTGGCGAAGAAATAGTTGGACACGTATCCCAGCAGCACGCCAAAATTGATGAACACTTCCGTGAAAGAAGTGATGAATCCCCGAATTGATCTTGGAGAGATCTCGGAAGAATATACGGGGGCTATCATCATAGCATACCCAACTCCGATTCCGGCGACAAACCGGCCGACCATAAGGAAGGCATAGTTGGTGGCAAATGCCATCAAAAAGGCCCCGACGAAGAAGATTACTCCGGCCATGGCTATGGTGTATCGTCGGCCTACCCAGTCGCACGTCCGACCAGCAATGGCAGAACCCAGAAGAGAGTAGACGTTGATGGTTCCCACCAAGACTTCTTTTTGGACATCGGAGATTTTAAGATCCCTCTGTATGTAGATCATTCCTCCGCTCATCACTCCCGTATCATAACCAAGTAGGATTGATGACATGCAAGCTAAAAGCGCACAAGCTAAGGCATACTTGTTTTTTGTGGCCTTTGGAGGAGGACCAAAATCTGGATTAGATGACTCAACTCCCCTAGTAACAGCTCGACTTTGCGGGTCTGCCATGAGGAAtcgaggaggaggaggatggaAAGAGTACTAGTATTTTTGTGCTGGTATTGTGAAGAAGATGATGTGAAATGATTGATACAGGTTCTAGTggggaaggaatttgagaacaCCAACTCAAAGAACATTAGGTTTGGAAGGGATTGGAATGGCCGAAAGGAATGAGCGTTGGGCTACTTAAATTGGTCGAGTGCCACATGAGGGGGATTTACTTGATTGGAAAATTCTTCTATCTAACTCCTAAAACTTGGGCCGACCGTCATCGAGAGCCGTAGAGGCATATTTGGACTAATAGAAATAAGGCACATAAGCTGGTGCTGGCCAAAGAGAATCTCTTGTTATAATGCAAGAGATTCCTTGCCCTTTGGGCTATTTAAAACTCTACCTTTGAGCGATTTAAATGGATATAAAACCCGCAAATTCTTCGCATATCAATCAATCATGCATAAATGATAAAACACCTACCTCGCGTAAGTCTGCAACATTGCATAAATTTCTTGTCAAGGATATGTTTGTGTTTATCCCCTTTATTGTCATCCCTAATCTACCCATACTACTAATCGCTATTTTCATCCTTAATTCGATATTGGCGAGAATTTTATTCAAACGATTTGTCAAACGGATACTCATGGGACACTcgttaaaatatatttgaagTGTCATAAGTTAGCGGTGGTCAAAGGAAATCTCTGGTTATGATGCAATAGATTTCTTGCCTTTTGAGCTATTTAAAACACCGCCTTTGAGCAATTTGTATGATAGATAACTTACAAATTGTTCGCATATCAATGCATAAATTTATTGTCAAGTATATGTTTGTGTTTATTTCCTTTATTGTCATCCCTAATCTACCCATACTACTAATCGCTACTCTCATCCTCCTTATCCTTAGTCCATTATTGGCAAGAATCTTATTTAAAATGTAATTCTAAAATAATGCTAAGAGCCTATTTGATTGATCCAAACCATTACTGAACTTTATTTCTACTTTGGTAGTCTACAATATACCTCTCGATCCTTTAAAAACATCGTACTTTACATTTTTTTGGACCATTTTCCAAACATTTGTCATGTTTAACATTTCAATCTATTTCAAGCTAATCATTCATGAAACACTACCTCACGTATGTCTGCAACATTGCATAAATTTCTTGTCAAGGATACGTTTATTCCCTTTATTGTCATGCCTAATCTACCTAACTTTATTTCTACTTTGGTAATCTACTATATATTCCCTCTATCCTATTGGAAATTATGGTATTTTcctttttgaattgtttcaaAATATGTTTTTCACGTTTGACATTTCAAGCAATATTAAGTTGTGTGAAGTCTCGTTTATTCCCTCCCCTCCATTATTGATGTATTGTGTTGATGATAATGCATGGGTAGCGTGGTCCACAAATTGTCGTGTGGTCTCGCAGGACACGACACGCATCTTGCGCGAAGTTTGACTTCCAGCTTCGGCAGGAGTCGTCACCGAGAATCATTTATACGGCTCTTTCGAAACCCCAGCTGAAGAGCTGACGTATGATTTAAACCAAAATCATATCTTATACGGTTTTGTTAGGCGCATAGAAAAAAATTATACCCAGAGGATAATTTCATTTGTCTTTTCcccaataaataaaatattttgagatgacttaattcatgattttttttaaaatctttcaATTTTTAAGCCATTTTCAAATGCACTAATTTGTTTAAGAATAATCAACATTCACAAAACAAATCCATAttggaagcaagaaaaaaaataagtgaATAATTTTAGATTCACTCAACTGCTAAACAAGCAAACTAAGGCATGTTATCACTTATATGTATGTGAAAGTAGCCATTTTAATTAGAATTGTTTGTTACTCCTACGTGGCATGCCTAATTGAAGAGAATTAATAGGTTATGGATCACTTGGATTTTACCCATAGTGAATCCTATTTGgattatattatatgtttaaaaattatccataatttttaaaataactttaaaaaataactaatcttatcATAATGATATCTGCTTTCTATCAACTTATTAcataaaattataataaaaccttttttaaatcacaattattGAAATCTTATATATCCCataaattgtttcttttcatcACCATATCATTTATTAGTATTCAAATTGTTCATCATCTCTTTCCTTAGTTTTGAATTAACTTAGTGTAAAAATGAGAATTAATTATTACACTAACAGATTTATCAATATTGTCGAAAAAATGGATTGCTAGATCttttctacttaattaaatATGAATACATAGTTCTAGATTTATGGtcgttataaaaatttaaattatctaaaagaatatttacAAAAGAAAATATCTGTCAAGTTTTTGATATGGGGTACATTATTTAATATATACTATCATATTATAGTGAAAGTATgcaaacaaatttttaaaaattagtaaataattgaacatttagaatacattaatttttcaaagttaatatgaatgaacatgtaggattgttgttaatttttgtattcaaattattcatatttgtataagttcataataaatttaaaaaaagactGTACTAAGGTATGGACAAAATTCTAGTCCTACTTGGGAAAAAAAACTACTCACTACCAAATTCCATTTAAATGTAGTCTATGAAAGTGCCTGCTCCTGTCATTTTTCTTTACTATCTCAAAAAGTGCAAAAGCAAATGGCAATTCTATTAGCCAAAGGCAAGGACAAGGACACGCTTGTAAGAATAAACATAGACAAGTAACACCATCTcttaaaaatttaaagaaaaataaaatagaatatcTGCAAATAATTCAGCAGAAGGGCAAAAGATTGCAAACCAATATGCTAGATATTATAAGGCAATTGATGGCTTCAAAAACTCCAAGTAAACGTCTATACATGTACACATGCTTTAGTCAATAAGTGCACATTTTTTCCTTGTGTACGAAAGTCATACAACAACTACTAAATGAAGATGGAGTAGAAGATGAAATTCTTACGTATCCCAGACAAATTTTCTTGGTTGAGGTAGCTTAATTTGTGGGTGATTGAACCAAATTTTTTTGACAAGGAGCTAATTACAGAGTATTTGATAAGATTTTAGATGGTAATCCCATTGGAAATCCTGATCGGTTCGACTAGTTGGATCGCAAACTGGTCATGTCTTCGATTCGATTCAATGACTAATCCAAAAAATCAATCGAAATAGTCAAATTCAATCAAGAACTGATTGAACCAGTAAAAAATGAGAGGTTCAAtcgatttttttaaattaaattttactaaaataaataaaaaaacgaTTAAACATTTGAACCGGTGTTAAATCAATTGAACCAATCGAATTACAAACCGAAAGGTTTCAGTTCACTTTCCAATATGAATTTAAAAACATTGGTTGGAATTTTCAGAAGAAGATTGTGATAAAGCAGCTGATTTCTTTTGACTAGAACAAACGAGCTCTTTTAGGCGGTCCTACCTTGACCCAATTGTTTGTCACATGAGTCAGCACATTGTAAAGAccaaactaaaaacaaaaagatTTTGCAAATGGATAAGTGGATTTACTCTGACGTAAAAAGCGGGAGTCCCAAAGTTCGACACACTTTTCGGAACAGGGTAGTAAATATTTCTATCCTTATACAAGTTCCAAActggataatttcacaaacttctCATGCCGTAAGGTGTTGTGTCACAAATTAAAAGGAGAAGCAAATCACGTAAATGCATGCTCATCACGAGAAAGCAAAAAGCTTCTCATGGTAAGCTATTGCATCACAAATTAAAAGGAGAAGTAAATCACGTAAATGCATGCTCATCACGAGTTTCTGTTGAATTTTTCACAAACGATCTCTACCAATCAAAGAGAGGATAACCAAGGCCAAATTGATGCAATCATAAGGTACTTATCATTTTTCCTTCGTTTGTTGCA
This portion of the Coffea eugenioides isolate CCC68of chromosome 11, Ceug_1.0, whole genome shotgun sequence genome encodes:
- the LOC113754498 gene encoding putative polyol transporter 1, with the protein product MADPQSRAVTRGVESSNPDFGPPPKATKNKYALACALLACMSSILLGYDTGVMSGGMIYIQRDLKISDVQKEVLVGTINVYSLLGSAIAGRTCDWVGRRYTIAMAGVIFFVGAFLMAFATNYAFLMVGRFVAGIGVGYAMMIAPVYSSEISPRSIRGFITSFTEVFINFGVLLGYVSNYFFAKLPTNLGWRFMMGVGAIPSVMLFVGALVMPESPRWLVLQGKVGMARRILEKTSESLQEAQERLADIKEAAGIPEDNHDEVVEVPKDRTGGKGAWREMFIHPTRAVLHITIAGIGLCFFQQASGIDSVVMYSPTIFGNAGIKSDSGKLLATISVGVTKTIFILVSTFYLDKFGRRILLLTSTAGLVCSLVGLGIGLTVIDQHPNEKLTGAIAFSFFCVLASVATFSMGLGPVAWVYSSEIFPLRLRALGSGLAASMNRLISGVILMTFISLYKAITIGGAFFLFGGIASVAFVFFFTLLPETRGRGLEEMEELFGTFCKWRSTVRELEEKKKLESEKKEKNDLA